A genomic stretch from Polyangium spumosum includes:
- the mscL gene encoding large conductance mechanosensitive channel protein MscL, with amino-acid sequence MASAVIKEFKEFISRGNVIDLAVAVVLGASFNAVVQAFTNGILMNVIAAIFGRPNFDALTFRLGDGVIEYGKFLTAVVNFLIVGFALFLLVKGLNAMRRPKPAAPPPAPPAESDHDLLAQIRDALVQKTPSRV; translated from the coding sequence ATGGCATCGGCAGTCATCAAGGAATTCAAGGAATTCATCTCGCGTGGAAACGTGATCGATCTCGCCGTCGCCGTCGTGCTCGGCGCCTCGTTCAATGCCGTGGTCCAGGCGTTCACGAACGGCATCCTGATGAACGTCATCGCGGCGATCTTCGGCAGACCCAATTTCGACGCGCTGACGTTCCGGCTCGGCGATGGTGTCATCGAGTATGGGAAGTTCTTGACCGCGGTGGTGAACTTCTTGATCGTGGGCTTCGCGCTCTTCCTGCTCGTCAAGGGCCTCAATGCGATGCGGCGGCCCAAGCCCGCGGCGCCCCCGCCCGCGCCTCCAGCGGAGTCCGATCACGACCTGCTCGCGCAGATTCGGGACGCGCTCGTGCAGAAGACCCCGTCTCGCGTTTGA
- a CDS encoding YtfJ family protein, with product MGSAQAVLSEQAVAPNARVEDADGKAVEIKSLKGKPIVIVYDDRTSAPKSEAFRRELVKLLKTGPYASKVSLLLVADVSPYDFWPARGTVKDAVREETKKQGTTVYCDWTGGMRTAYKLKNEITGVVMVGKDGRVAFAKEGVPQGADQKRLVEALKAAVEGG from the coding sequence ATGGGGTCTGCCCAGGCCGTTCTTTCGGAGCAGGCCGTCGCGCCGAACGCGCGCGTCGAAGACGCCGACGGAAAGGCGGTCGAGATCAAATCGCTGAAGGGGAAGCCGATCGTGATCGTCTACGACGACCGGACGTCGGCGCCGAAGAGCGAGGCGTTCCGGCGGGAGCTCGTCAAGCTCTTGAAAACGGGCCCGTACGCATCGAAGGTGTCGCTCCTCCTCGTCGCCGACGTGAGCCCCTACGATTTCTGGCCCGCGCGCGGCACGGTGAAGGACGCCGTGCGCGAGGAGACGAAGAAGCAGGGGACGACGGTTTATTGCGATTGGACCGGCGGGATGCGCACGGCGTACAAGCTGAAGAACGAAATCACGGGCGTGGTGATGGTCGGCAAGGACGGGCGCGTGGCGTTCGCCAAGGAGGGCGTGCCCCAAGGCGCGGACCAGAAGCGGCTCGTCGAAGCGCTGAAGGCGGCGGTCGAGGGGGGCTAG
- a CDS encoding tetratricopeptide repeat protein encodes METARAAPRPWLLGPSTDLLLGCGLGYGLVVLALAASGAPMGSLDGWLPLVVLVTGIPHYGATLLRVYGTESARRRYFLYAFPLGFLVWAAFAASFGVPRLGTALITLYLTWSPWHYTAQNFGLVMMFLRRAGLSPTPALRRLVQASFVLSFSLVFLNIHGSASAGGADPLQTSSAMYRFAPLGIPARLALCALAVVGVSYVSVTIIALRRLLSFAPPSRLAPALALVASQAAWFVLPVLLGFARPNLYGSGGATALAFIWVAIAHSVQYLWISFHYARASGNVARTAPSGLWYLGKTVLAGAVIWVVPAVVCAPGALGLLPFDAGLGLLVAAAVNLHHFILDGAIWKLRDGTVGNVLVGQTSAAPSASPAAKGLGAWAAWAARAALVAAGLVSAGAWAASAWEKEMGLDRAAANGDLARVRVAAQRLALLGRDSARIHVTIGRLLDARGEKAAAHEAYEAALALDPEDPAALDRIAESWLSRGEFQRALDARYRATRNAPDRPAFRRRYEELLARLQAPPEMGDTEEIVVTGETSPASAPGEGTK; translated from the coding sequence ATGGAAACCGCCCGCGCGGCGCCACGGCCCTGGCTGCTCGGCCCCTCTACCGATCTCCTGCTCGGATGCGGGCTCGGGTATGGGCTCGTCGTCCTCGCCCTCGCGGCGAGCGGCGCGCCGATGGGCTCGCTCGATGGGTGGCTGCCGCTCGTCGTGCTCGTGACCGGGATCCCGCATTACGGGGCGACGTTGCTCCGCGTCTACGGGACGGAATCGGCGCGGCGGCGGTATTTTCTCTACGCGTTCCCCCTGGGCTTCCTGGTCTGGGCGGCGTTCGCCGCGTCGTTCGGCGTGCCCAGGCTCGGGACGGCGCTCATCACGCTGTATCTCACCTGGAGCCCCTGGCATTACACGGCCCAGAACTTCGGGCTCGTGATGATGTTCTTGCGCAGGGCGGGGCTCTCGCCCACGCCGGCCCTCCGCAGGCTCGTCCAGGCCTCGTTCGTCCTCTCGTTTTCGCTCGTCTTCTTGAACATCCACGGCTCCGCGTCCGCCGGCGGGGCCGATCCCCTGCAGACATCGAGCGCGATGTATCGATTCGCGCCGCTCGGCATTCCCGCGCGCCTCGCCCTTTGCGCCCTCGCCGTCGTCGGGGTCTCCTACGTGTCGGTGACGATCATCGCGCTCCGGAGGCTCCTCTCGTTTGCCCCTCCGTCGCGGCTCGCGCCCGCGCTCGCGCTCGTCGCGAGCCAGGCCGCGTGGTTCGTGCTGCCCGTGCTGCTCGGGTTCGCTCGGCCAAACCTTTATGGATCGGGCGGCGCCACGGCGCTCGCGTTCATCTGGGTGGCGATCGCGCACAGCGTGCAGTATCTCTGGATCTCGTTCCATTATGCGCGTGCCTCCGGGAACGTGGCACGGACGGCGCCGTCCGGTCTCTGGTATCTCGGAAAAACCGTGCTGGCGGGCGCTGTGATATGGGTCGTCCCCGCCGTCGTGTGCGCGCCCGGCGCGCTCGGGCTCCTGCCCTTCGACGCGGGCCTCGGGCTGCTCGTGGCGGCCGCGGTGAACCTGCACCACTTCATCCTCGACGGGGCGATCTGGAAGCTCCGGGACGGTACGGTCGGCAATGTACTCGTAGGACAAACGAGCGCGGCGCCTTCGGCCTCGCCCGCGGCGAAGGGCCTAGGGGCGTGGGCGGCGTGGGCCGCGCGGGCGGCGCTCGTCGCGGCGGGGCTCGTCTCGGCGGGCGCGTGGGCGGCGAGCGCCTGGGAGAAGGAAATGGGGCTCGATCGCGCGGCCGCGAATGGTGATCTCGCGCGGGTTCGGGTCGCGGCGCAGAGGCTCGCGCTCCTCGGGCGGGACAGCGCGCGCATTCACGTGACGATCGGGCGGCTGCTCGACGCGCGCGGGGAGAAGGCGGCCGCGCACGAGGCCTACGAGGCCGCGCTCGCGCTCGACCCCGAGGACCCGGCGGCGCTCGATCGAATCGCCGAGTCCTGGCTCTCGCGCGGGGAATTCCAGCGAGCGCTCGACGCGCGGTACCGCGCCACGCGCAATGCGCCGGATCGGCCTGCCTTCCGGCGACGTTACGAGGAGCTGCTGGCGCGATTGCAGGCGCCGCCCGAGATGGGCGACACGGAGGAGATCGTGGTCACCGGAGAGACGTCCCCGGCGAGCGCGCCGGGCGAAGGCACGAAGTGA
- a CDS encoding MGMT family protein, producing the protein MSARGNPRARTSRAEPVEAVEPISWWEDFYRVVRRIPRGRVTTYGVVAALAGHPRSARHVGFALAALKETKKRGSVPWQRVLGSRPRNRAAVTIKDPVGGALQRALLETEGVTFDTRGNVSLDRFGWAGPGATKPAAPRKRARP; encoded by the coding sequence GTGAGCGCCCGCGGCAATCCGAGGGCCCGGACCTCGCGCGCCGAGCCCGTCGAAGCCGTCGAGCCGATCTCCTGGTGGGAAGATTTTTATCGTGTCGTCCGCCGCATCCCCCGCGGCCGCGTCACGACGTATGGTGTGGTCGCCGCCCTCGCCGGCCACCCGCGCTCGGCGCGCCACGTCGGATTCGCCCTCGCTGCGCTGAAAGAGACCAAGAAGCGCGGCAGCGTCCCCTGGCAACGTGTCCTCGGCAGCCGCCCGCGCAATCGCGCCGCCGTCACCATCAAGGATCCCGTCGGCGGCGCCCTCCAGCGCGCGCTCCTCGAAACCGAGGGCGTCACCTTCGATACGCGCGGAAATGTCTCGCTCGATCGTTTCGGCTGGGCCGGCCCCGGGGCCACGAAGCCCGCCGCGCCACGCAAACGCGCCCGTCCCTGA
- a CDS encoding DUF3536 domain-containing protein, producing the protein MKAPERYVCVHGHFYQPPRENPWLEAIEQQDSAAPWHDWNARITAECYAPNAAARVLDGEDRITRIVNNYSRISFNFGPTLLAWMEHHARETYRAILAADEASARRFGGHGSAMAQAYNHLIMPLANLRDKITQVRWGIADFVHRFRRKPEGMWLPETAVDTETLEVLAAEGVSFTVLAPRQAARVRKLGGKEWIDVRGGRVDPSMAYRALLPSGRSIAVFFYDGPVSQAVAFERLLANGEHFAGRLASAFDSKRAFPQMVHIATDGETYGHHHRYGEMALAWALGHIEAHGLAKLTNYGEFLERHPPTHEAEILERTSWSCAHGVERWRADCGCRAGSPHGWDQSWRKPLRHALDTLRDEIAGPYERAAERLFLDPWAARDAYIEVVLDRSPEALVRFFTTHAARALSPEEQSEALSLLELQRNAMLMYTSCGWFFDDLSGIETVQCLQYAGRVVELGEALFGRSLEGPFLEKLEKARSNLAEMGDGRRVWDRFVARARVDLPAVTAHFATSLVQDGPPSTYCYDVHVESLETYERDGAKLLLGRTRVTSRLTLASERHAFSVLHLGDHRVAGGVLQDAEGEEHEARCAEIVRAFESGDMEGAMRLLYRRCDRTIDSLDAVFRDDQRRIVERLLAPTLAEVESAQRALFERYAPLLRRLAPLRSPTPRALLVAGELVLGADLLRAAERVPPDVLSMRRLLAQAKEQDLHVDRAAVTFTLGQSLSALVERLRERATEPHLLADLDMAVEFAHRAGFSVDLWKTQNVFYRLAHTIYPEMRTRADEGDAAAYAMCLAFQSLAERLRVRLPAEAALPRLRSLRGEEIEEIP; encoded by the coding sequence ATGAAGGCTCCCGAGAGATACGTCTGCGTCCACGGCCATTTTTATCAGCCTCCCCGGGAGAACCCCTGGCTCGAGGCCATCGAGCAGCAGGACTCGGCCGCGCCCTGGCACGACTGGAACGCGCGGATCACGGCCGAGTGTTACGCGCCAAACGCCGCCGCGCGTGTCCTCGACGGGGAGGACCGCATCACGCGGATCGTCAACAACTACTCCCGCATCAGCTTCAATTTCGGCCCCACGCTCCTCGCGTGGATGGAGCACCACGCGCGGGAGACCTACCGGGCGATCCTCGCGGCGGACGAGGCGAGCGCGCGCCGCTTCGGTGGGCATGGCTCGGCCATGGCCCAGGCCTACAACCACCTCATCATGCCGCTCGCGAATCTGCGCGACAAGATCACGCAGGTCCGCTGGGGCATCGCCGATTTCGTCCATCGATTTCGCCGCAAACCCGAGGGCATGTGGCTGCCCGAGACGGCCGTCGACACCGAGACCTTGGAGGTCCTCGCGGCCGAGGGCGTCTCCTTCACCGTCCTCGCCCCTCGCCAGGCCGCGCGTGTCCGCAAGCTCGGCGGCAAGGAGTGGATCGACGTCCGCGGCGGTCGCGTCGACCCGTCGATGGCGTATCGCGCTCTGCTCCCCTCCGGCCGCTCGATCGCCGTCTTTTTTTATGACGGCCCCGTCTCCCAGGCCGTCGCCTTCGAGCGCCTCCTCGCGAACGGAGAGCATTTCGCCGGCCGGCTCGCCTCCGCCTTCGACAGCAAGCGCGCGTTCCCGCAGATGGTCCACATCGCCACCGACGGCGAGACCTACGGCCACCACCACCGGTATGGCGAGATGGCCCTCGCCTGGGCGCTCGGCCACATCGAGGCCCATGGTTTGGCCAAATTGACCAATTACGGCGAGTTCCTCGAGCGGCACCCCCCGACGCACGAGGCCGAGATCCTCGAGCGCACCTCCTGGAGCTGCGCCCACGGCGTCGAGCGCTGGCGCGCCGATTGTGGCTGCCGCGCAGGCTCGCCGCACGGGTGGGACCAGTCCTGGCGCAAGCCCCTCCGCCACGCCCTCGACACCCTCCGCGACGAGATCGCGGGCCCCTACGAGCGCGCGGCCGAGCGCCTCTTTTTGGACCCCTGGGCGGCGCGGGACGCTTACATCGAGGTCGTCCTCGATCGATCGCCCGAGGCCCTCGTCCGGTTTTTCACGACGCACGCGGCGCGGGCCCTCTCGCCCGAGGAGCAGAGCGAGGCCCTCTCGCTCCTCGAGCTCCAGCGCAACGCGATGCTCATGTACACGAGCTGCGGCTGGTTCTTCGACGACCTCTCGGGCATCGAGACCGTGCAATGCCTCCAGTACGCCGGCCGCGTCGTCGAGCTCGGCGAGGCGCTCTTTGGCAGGAGCCTCGAGGGGCCGTTCCTGGAAAAACTCGAAAAGGCCCGCAGCAACCTCGCCGAGATGGGCGACGGCCGCCGCGTCTGGGATCGCTTCGTGGCCCGGGCTCGCGTCGATCTCCCGGCCGTCACCGCCCATTTCGCCACGAGCCTCGTGCAGGACGGGCCCCCGAGCACGTATTGCTACGACGTCCACGTCGAGAGCCTCGAGACGTACGAGCGCGACGGCGCCAAGCTCCTCCTCGGTCGCACGCGCGTGACGAGCCGCCTCACGCTCGCCTCCGAGCGGCACGCGTTCAGCGTCCTTCACCTCGGCGACCACCGCGTCGCCGGCGGGGTCCTGCAGGACGCCGAGGGCGAAGAGCACGAGGCGCGCTGCGCCGAGATCGTCCGCGCCTTCGAATCCGGCGACATGGAAGGCGCGATGCGCCTCTTGTATCGACGCTGCGACCGCACGATCGACTCGCTCGACGCCGTGTTCCGCGACGATCAGCGCCGCATCGTCGAGCGCCTCCTCGCCCCCACGCTCGCCGAGGTCGAGTCCGCCCAGCGCGCCCTCTTCGAGCGTTATGCGCCCCTGCTCCGCCGCCTCGCGCCTTTGCGGAGCCCCACGCCGCGCGCTTTGCTCGTCGCGGGTGAGCTCGTCCTCGGCGCCGACCTTTTGCGCGCCGCGGAGCGCGTCCCGCCGGACGTCCTCTCCATGCGCCGCCTCCTCGCGCAGGCCAAGGAGCAAGACCTCCACGTCGATCGGGCGGCCGTGACCTTCACCCTCGGCCAGAGCCTCTCGGCGCTCGTCGAGCGATTGCGAGAAAGAGCTACCGAGCCGCACCTCCTCGCGGATCTCGACATGGCCGTCGAGTTCGCGCACCGCGCCGGCTTCTCCGTCGACCTCTGGAAAACACAAAATGTGTTTTACCGACTCGCACATACCATCTACCCCGAGATGCGCACCCGCGCCGACGAGGGTGACGCCGCGGCCTACGCGATGTGCCTCGCGTTCCAGAGCCTCGCCGAGCGGCTGCGCGTCCGGCTGCCCGCGGAGGCGGCCCTGCCGCGCCTCCGCTCCCTGCGCGGGGAGGAAATCGAGGAGATCCCGTGA
- the treZ gene encoding malto-oligosyltrehalose trehalohydrolase, giving the protein MHEGLAVSERPLGAVHLGEDKARFRVWAPKASKVELVLLEGKTERRVPLEPEANGYHHALVDGVLPGARYRFDLDGELRPDPASRLQPEGVHGPSEVVRSFSDHTPGWTGRPLDEYVIYELHVGAFTPEGTFDAAISRLSYLRELGVTAVELMPVAAFPGERNWGYDGAYPFSVQASYGGPEGLRRFVDACHSEGIAVILDVVYNHLGPEGTYLADFGPYFASYYRTRWGDALNFDGPHSDEVRKFFIESALHLVTQMGIDALRLDAVNAIVDNSPLSFFEELSEAVHRRASELGRLVHLIAESDDNDPRLVTPSSQGGHGLDGLWNDDVHHALLALLSGERVGYLQDFGLVEQLAKTFRENFAFTGEYSRYRRRRRGRPAGGLDPRCLVTFVQNHDQVGNRPRGERISRRVSFDKQKLAAAVVLLSPFVPLLFMGEEYGETAPFPYFTSHGDPTLIANVREGRTEEMARLGYPEEPFDPQDEATFLRARLDFELRTTGDHARLFAWYKELLRARRDIPAFAPEGGRQAVAFEDERLLYVRRWNRDSEVFVIYHFGDHPVTVTLPVPGGTFRRSLASFEERFGGKGDLRAPEEITSSGLVRVSLGPWEAALYVRAR; this is encoded by the coding sequence GTGCACGAGGGCCTCGCCGTCTCCGAGCGCCCGCTCGGCGCCGTCCACCTCGGCGAGGACAAGGCGCGCTTCCGGGTCTGGGCCCCGAAGGCCTCGAAGGTCGAGCTCGTCCTCCTCGAAGGAAAGACCGAGCGCCGCGTCCCGCTCGAGCCCGAGGCGAACGGGTATCACCACGCCCTCGTCGACGGCGTCCTCCCCGGCGCGCGATATCGATTCGACCTCGACGGCGAGCTCCGCCCCGACCCGGCCTCGCGCCTGCAGCCCGAGGGCGTCCATGGCCCGAGCGAGGTCGTGCGGAGCTTCTCCGACCATACCCCGGGCTGGACTGGCCGCCCGCTCGACGAATACGTCATTTACGAGCTCCACGTCGGCGCCTTCACCCCCGAGGGCACCTTCGACGCCGCCATTTCGCGCCTCTCGTACCTCCGCGAGCTCGGCGTCACCGCCGTCGAGCTCATGCCCGTCGCCGCGTTCCCCGGCGAGCGCAACTGGGGCTACGACGGCGCATATCCCTTCTCCGTCCAGGCCTCCTATGGCGGCCCCGAGGGCCTCCGGCGGTTCGTCGACGCTTGCCATTCCGAGGGCATCGCCGTCATCCTCGACGTCGTCTACAACCACCTCGGCCCCGAGGGCACCTACCTCGCCGATTTTGGCCCCTATTTCGCCTCGTATTACCGGACGCGCTGGGGCGACGCCCTCAATTTCGACGGCCCGCACTCGGACGAGGTCCGCAAATTCTTCATCGAGAGCGCCCTGCATCTCGTCACGCAGATGGGTATCGACGCCCTGCGCCTCGACGCCGTCAACGCCATCGTCGACAACTCCCCGCTCTCGTTCTTCGAGGAGCTCAGCGAGGCCGTGCATCGCCGCGCCTCCGAGCTCGGCCGCCTGGTCCACCTCATCGCCGAGAGCGACGACAACGACCCGCGCCTCGTCACGCCCTCCTCCCAGGGCGGCCACGGGCTCGACGGCCTCTGGAACGACGACGTCCATCACGCGCTCCTCGCCCTGCTCTCGGGCGAGCGCGTCGGGTATCTCCAGGACTTCGGCCTCGTCGAGCAGCTCGCCAAGACGTTCCGCGAGAATTTCGCCTTCACCGGCGAATATTCCAGATATCGTCGGCGCCGCCGGGGCCGCCCGGCCGGCGGCCTCGATCCGCGTTGCCTCGTCACCTTCGTCCAGAATCACGACCAGGTCGGCAACCGCCCGCGCGGCGAGCGTATCTCGCGGCGGGTCTCCTTCGACAAACAGAAGCTCGCGGCCGCCGTCGTCCTGCTCTCGCCCTTCGTGCCCCTGCTCTTCATGGGCGAGGAATATGGCGAAACCGCGCCGTTTCCGTATTTCACGAGCCATGGCGACCCCACGCTCATCGCGAACGTCAGGGAGGGCCGCACGGAGGAAATGGCGCGACTTGGATATCCGGAAGAGCCGTTCGATCCCCAGGACGAGGCCACGTTCCTCCGCGCCAGGCTCGATTTCGAGCTACGCACCACGGGGGATCACGCGCGGCTCTTCGCGTGGTACAAGGAGCTCCTCCGGGCGCGGCGCGACATTCCCGCCTTCGCCCCGGAGGGCGGACGGCAGGCCGTCGCCTTCGAGGACGAGCGCCTCCTTTACGTGCGGCGCTGGAACCGTGACTCCGAGGTATTCGTGATTTACCATTTCGGCGACCACCCCGTCACCGTCACCTTGCCCGTGCCGGGCGGCACCTTCCGCCGCTCGCTCGCCTCCTTCGAGGAGCGCTTCGGAGGCAAAGGTGATCTCCGCGCCCCCGAGGAGATCACGTCGAGCGGCCTCGTCCGCGTCTCGCTCGGTCCCTGGGAGGCCGCGCTCTACGTGAGGGCTCGATGA